The window GACGGAAACTACCGACCGATGGACGAGATATCCGACGACACACAGCGACGACTCGGTCGGTTGTCGGCCCTCGTCGGTTCGCCCTGTGATGCCTGTTGGCTGATCCACGGCGACGAAAATCTGCCGAACTGTAACGTTACCGAAGTGGTGTACGGCGAACCGCTCTCGGAGGTCGCGGTCTGTTCCGAACACGAGACGGACTTTCTCTACTGGTATTTCGAACGGGACGGCGAGCAGTTCCGTGGCGAGGACGAACTCCAAGACGAGTTCCACGAATGGTTCGCCGACGGCGGACGCGCACCGGACGGATACGGTTCGATGGAGCACATCGATACCGACCCTGATGACCTGCCGGAACCCCCGGAACCCGACCTCGAAGCGATGAACGTCGAACTTCCCGAGGACGAAAAGGAGAAAATCGACCTTCGAGACGTAGACATCTCCCAAGAGTATCCCAAATGAAACCCGCAGTCGCCGTCGTCGAACCGAAGACACCCGGCAACATCGGAACCATCGCTCGTGCGATGAAAAACTTCGGCATGGACGACCTCAAACTGGTAGACCCGCCCGAAATCGAGCGTGATGGCGACGCCTATGGATTCGCCGCGCAGGCTCGAAACGACGTCCTACCGAACCACGACGAAGTGACGTTCGACGAGTTGGTTGCGAACTACCACACCGTCGGGATGACGGCGACGACGAACGAGGATGCCAGTCGCCACGTCCGATTTCCGTTCAAAACGCCGCGCGAACTGGCCGAACGTCTCGCCGAAGTCGAGACGGAAACGGTTCTCATCTTCGGACGTGAGGCGAACGGCCTGACGAACGAAGAACTCGCGCGCGTGGACGAAATCTGTTCGATTCCGGCGAGTGCGGAATATCCCGCGCTTAACCTCGGACAGGCCGCTACCATCACGCTTTACGAACTCCGCGATTTGACCGTCGATGAGCGACAACTGCCGGATATCGAGCGGGAGCGTGCGACCGAGCCGGAAATCGAGGGCTTTTACGAGACGTTCGCCGACCTGCTCGAAACCAGCGGCCATCCGGAGGAAAAACGGCCAAAAGCGATGCGGATGATTCGTAGGGTAATCGGGCGTGCCCATCCCACTGGTCGGGAAATAACGACGCTCCGAGGTATCGTTCGACGGGCGAACCAGCGCGCAAGGGCGTCTGACGGGCGTCGAACGACTCGAAACGATAGGTAACTACTTTATGTCGTGTCGTCAGAGTAACTGGTAGCAATGCTGTCCGCCCTCCACTTTCATTCCCTTCCACTCGGAACTCAGTTTACGCTGATAGTAGCGATTCCGAGTATTCTGATGCTTCTCATCGGTAAACAGGTGTTTCTTCCGGATGCTCGTATCCGGACCCTGTTCCATGATTTTTACAAGACCGACTGGAAATACCTCGGCGTGGCGTGGGTCGTCACGAACATCGTGAACACTCTCGCACTGCACTTCCACGCGGGCCGTACCTTCACCGAGTTCGTCTACGCGATCGAAGGCGCGACAGTCGCGACCTTTCAGGTAGTCGCTTCGACACCACTGACGCTCGCGTTTACCGCCGTGTACCTCGTCGGTTTCCCGTTTATCGTGCTGTTTACCTATTTCAAGCTGAAAGCACACGACGAAGAGGAAGCGAAGCGATACGCACTGGCGTACGTGTTCCTCGTTCTGTTGGCCGTTCCCTTCTTCATTCTCTTCCCTGTGAAGGTGTCATCGCTGTACTTGACGACCGTCGAGCCCCTGATGTACGAACTCGACCCTGCAATCCAGCACGGAATCCACTCGACAGACACGCTCGTAAAGGCGTTTCCTAGCCTTCACACCGGACTCTCCGTCCTCGCCGCACTCTATGCTCGGAAAGCCGATACCGCCTATGCCTACACGACCGGGATCCTTGCGATTGCGATCATCCTTTCGACGCTGTATCTGGGCGTTCACTGGGTAACGGACGCGGTGTTCGCCGTCATCCTCGTCGGCTGTGCCTACTATCTCTCCCAACGGGTCAGCGAACCGCGGTGGTCGGTCGTCTCGCGTGAGGCACTGGCAGCGGTCCGACGAACTGCTGGCAGATAAACGGCGCTGCATATTCAGCCACCAGCCATTTTACGGCGCTTTCCGTCCGTTCACTCGTGCGGTTAATAGAACTGCTCGTCGGGGACGAGCGTCGGGATGCGACGCTCTCCATTTTGGACGACAACGACATCGACTACGCCGTCATCGAAGAGGCAGGGGAACGACAGGAATCCACGCTCGTCCACTTTCCGATTCCGACGGAAGCAGTGGACGACCTACTCGACACACTCCGGGAGGATGCAAACATCGACGAGCAGGCGTACACTGTCATCACCGAAGCCGAAACTGCGACGACCGAGCATATCGACGAACTGGAGGAACGCTACGCCGAGACGGACGAGAACAGCGACGACACCCTTCCGTCTGCGGAATTGGTTACAAAGGCGCGAGCGCTGAACCCCAACAGCCGAACGTACTACGCGATGACGTTCTTCAGTACCATCATCGCCGCCGCCGGGTTGTTGCGGAGTTCGCCGGAAGCTATCGTCGGGGCGATGGTCATCGCCCCGTTTTTCGGGACTGCGCTCTCGGTTGCGGCCGGCGTCTGCTGTGGCGAGGAAGACATGTTCTTCGACGGGGTTCGTTCGCAGTTCCTCGGCGTGTCGGTCGCTGTCCTCGGGTCTGCGATGTTCGCCGTGGTCGCTCGTGAGATGGGCTTCGTTCCACATGGAATGGTACTGACCAGGAGCTCGCAGTACACCCTCTTTATGACGCCCAGTTTTCTGTCCGCAGGTGTCGCAATCGCGGCAGGTGCGGCGGGTGGGTTCGCGCTCGCAACGTCGTTGCCGGTTGCGCTCGCCGGTGTTGCCATCGCGGCCGCGATTACCCCATCGGCGGCCGCGCTCGGCATCGCTCTCGCTTGGGGAAAGCCCGTACAGGCGGCGGGTGCATTCGTCCTCCTCGCGGTGAACGTGGCCGCGGTGAACCTGATGGCCATCGCGGTAATGACGTACCTCGGCTATCGTCCGTCCCTGCCCGTTACACTTTCGTCGTCGTTGTCACCGCGCCAAATCGCCCGCGCCATCGTCGTCGCCGTCATCGTCCTGTTCGTCGCCGGGACCGGCGCGGCCGCTTATCAGCAGGTCGAGTTCAACCGAACGGTCAACGACGAGGTCCATCACACCATCAGCGAGGAGTACCCCATGCTCGAAGTCGGTGACGTCACGACGGAGTACAACGCGGGCGTATTGCTTCCGCGATCTAAATCCGTCACCGTGACCGTCATTCGAACGTCCGAGCGGAACTATCCGAAGCTGGCACGGAAGTTGGACGCTCGAATCAGCAAACGAGTGGACGACGACGTGGAAGTCAAAGTCCACTTCGTAACGTTCGAAGGCACTGGTAAACGAGACGAGAGCAAGGGACGGCAGAAATCGTTCGGAAACGACGCGGTCCGATTCGATCCAGCGTCGAACGAGCAAGCACTTGTAGGACGTTCCGCAATCGACACCCATGGATTCGATGTCTAAACCGAAGGTACGAGGGGAAACGCCGCGCGTCGCGTTCGTCGCGAGTATCCTTCTCGTTCTTCTCGGCGCGCTCGCGTGGGCGAGCGGGCTTCCGTTCCTGTTCCCCAGTCTCGGCCCGTCGGCGTTCCTCCTCTCCTCCAAGGTCGGTGAGCGAGTGAGCGAACCGCGACGAGTCGTCGGTGGACACGTCATCGGTGTCGTCGTCGGATTGTTCACCTATCATCTCGTCGCACCGGGACTCACCGTCATGCAGCCCTCACCGCCGTTCTCGATGGCGGCGCTCCGACTCTCGTTGAGCGGTATTCTCGCGGTCGGGCTGACGACGGCAGGAATGGTCGTCACCGACCTCCGCCACCCACCAGCGTGCGCGACGACGCTCATCGTCGCGTTAGGACTCCTCACGAAGTTGACAGACGGTGTGATCGTCGTCGTCTCCATCGCCATCCTGGTTGCTGTCCAACAGGGGCTCGCGTATCTCGAAACGGTGCCACCGGCACCCGACGTGTTCTACCGAGGAGAAGCAGGCGATGAAACGGGACCGAAAGGCGACTAAGACGGGAAATCGCGTTCAGGCGCGCTGTTGTATTTCTTCGCGTAGAACTTGACTCACGAGGTCACCGTCGGCTTTCCCGCGGAGTTGACCCATACACTCGCCCATCAGGCCGGAGAACGCGGCCATCCCTTCTTCCTCGACCTGTTCTTCGTTGCGCTCGACGACCGTAACGACCGCTTCGCGGACTTCGGCCTCGCCGACGCCTGCGAGACCTGCCTCCTCGACGGCGTCCTCGGGAGATAGGTCGGGATTTTCCGCGAGGAGCGTCAACACGTCGTTGACTCCCTCTTTTGCCAACTCGCCGTCGGTGACGAGTTCGACGACGCCGAGGAAGTGGTCGTCGTCGAGGTTCTCGACCGGCACGTCCTCACGCCGTAGTTCCGTCACCGTACTTTCGAGTAGTCCGGCGACGAAGGTCGGGTCAGCATCGGTTTCGACCGCGCGCTCGAACAGGGGCATCCGGCGACCGTACGCAACCTGTTCGGCGAGGCCCGCTCCGAGCGAGAACTCGGATTGGTAGCGCTCGACCTTCTCGGTGAGTAGTTCGGGGGTTTCGACTTCAGTTGGGTCGAGGTCAACCGGGGGAACGTCGGTCTCGGGGTACATCCGCGCCGCGCCGGGGAGTGGCCGGAGGTATCCGGAGGTCCCGTCCTCGTTCGCGCCACGCGTTTCTTCCGGCACGCCTTCGAGCGCGACTCCCGCACGCTCGGCGGCGGCCTCGATTGCGCCATTCGCGACCGTCGGACTTGCGGCGACGATAGCAACCGCGTCGTCGGTACCCGCATCGACCGCACTACGGAGCGCTTCGACTTCGTCATCGGTGATGCCGTAAGCCGGGAGTTCGTCGGTGTGGAAGATTCCGCCCGCGCCGTGGCGTTTGGCGTGGTCGGAGAGTTCAGTTCCGAGTCGGCGGTCCGGTTGGATTTCATGTCCCACGAGGCCGTCGAAGCCGTACAGCGGGACAGCAGTTACCTTCCCGCCGTCATCGAGTGCACCTCGGATAACGCCGCTGTCGGTGTCCTCGAACACGTCCGTTACGTCCCGTACCTCGCCAACGCTTGCACCTCGGTCGTCGAGTTCGTCACGGATGGCGAGCAGTTCGACCTGTCGCCCGACCTCGTGGCGGACGAGGTCGTCGATGTCGTCCAAACTCTGGACACCCTTCATTTCTACGCGGGCACCCTCCGCGATGGAGACGTTCACGTCCTGCCGGATGGTGCCGAGTCCGCGTTTTACGTGGCCGGTCGAGCGCAGGAGCATTCCGATTCGCTCGGCGGCCTCGCGCGCTTGCTCCGGCGAGCGAATGTCCGGTTTCGTACCGATTTCGACGAGTGGAATGCCGAGTCGATCGAGGCTGTAGAGGACGCCGTCCTCCCGCTCCTCGATGCGTTGGGCGCTTTCCTCTTCGAGCATAAGGTCTTCGACGCCGACAGGACCGTCGCTCGTTTGGATTTCACCGTCCGTCGCGACGAGCGTCGAACGCTGGAATCCGGAGGTGTTCGACCCGTCAACGACGATCTTCCGCATCAAGTGAGCTTGGTCGATGACGTCCATATCGAGCAGTTGGGCGATTTCGAGAACGACCTCCCTCGCCTCCTCGTCAAGTCGGTGTGGCGGTTCGTCATCTTCCTCCACGAGACACGTAGAATCGTAGGCGAGATATTCGAACTCGCGGTCGATTTGGCTCTCCTCCAGCGCCGCGTCGTCGATTTCCCCGAGTTCACTCCGCGTCGGATGGAGGAATCGAGTAAACGTTCGGGACGACTCTTCGGGGTCGCTCAGATCGGTCGGACACTCGCAGAACAGTTTCGTCTCGGTGTCGAGTTGCTGGTGAATCTCCAGCCCAGCCACGAGACCGAGGTCCTCGTAGTCGTACTCGCTCATTGGTCGGACGTGGGACGTGGAAGGGTAAAAAACCGTCCAGTTCGCACGAGTCGATCTTGAGGTTGAGTGCGGGGGGAACCGCGGTGAGAATCGAGGGGGTCGTCGTCATCACTATCGGTGATGAAAGCGTGAAGGCATTCGACGCCGAACACGTCAACGGTCGAGGTTAAACTGTTCGTGTCACATCACAGTATCTGTCCGTCGTACGTACACCATTCGAAATCGGGTAATTGTATACTGTCCGATCCTTTCACTTGCTCATGTTTATAATATGATTCTCAAAACGTTGTGGATTTTCTTATTTAATACCGTGTGATGGCTATATTATTGGAAATTTGACAAACCATAGATACAAAAACGAAGGCGACAGAGGTAGTTGTATGACTGATTTCCTCACGGCGGGAAATCTCCCCGTAGACACGCCGATCCGTATCCTGCACGTGGACGACGACCCGGCACGAATTCGCCTTTCTGCATCGTTGTTGATGGAACACATATCTAACGCAGAGATATATACAGAAACAGATCCGATGGAAGCGTGTACTCGCCTCAACGACGGCCTTGTAGTGGACTGTATCGTCAGTGATTTCGATATGGGTCCGATGAACGGACTCGATTTTCTAGACGCGGTGCGCGAGCAGTTTCCGGACCTCCCGTTTATCCTTTTCACTGGGAAAGGAATCGAAGAGATCGCCAGTGAGGCCATTTCCGCCGGAGCCACCGATTACTTGCAGAAAAGCGGCGGCACCCAATGCTATGCTGTACTGGCCAACCGCATCGAGAATACCGTCCGTCAGCATCGCACGGAACAGGCCACAGTATCGTACCAAGAACGGATCCGATCCGTCTACGAACGAATAACCGACGCTTTTCTAGCCCTCGATGATGAGTGGAAGCTTACGTTCGTCAACGAGCGTGGAAAACGTCTCTTGGACCGGTCGGAGGAGGAACTGCACGGAGCGGTTTTTTGGGACGTGTTTCCCGGCACCATCGACTCACGATTCGAAGCCGAGTATCGGCGGGCGATGGAGAGACGAGAACCAACGACGTTCGAGGCATCTCTCGACTCGTTGGAAACGTCACTCAACGTTCGCGCCTACCCATCCACGAACGGGTTATCAGTGTTCTTCAGGGATGCGACCGCGGAAAATCGGCTTCGGGAAGAACATCGCCGCGAGAAGGCGCTATTGGAGCAGGTGTTCGAGACGAGTCCACTCTGTCTCGCAATCATGGACGAAAATGGCGTCATCAGACGAGCGAACGACCGGATGGTCGAACTGCTCGAAATTACAGAGGAGGAGATAACGAACCGAACCTCCGACTCCTCGCAGTGGACGATTACGGACGAGAACGGCGACGACCTGCCGGACGATAAACGTCCACTCACCGCTGTGTTCGAGAACGAGGCGACGGTCAGCCGTGAGCGAATCGGTTACGAGAGTCCGAGTGGCGAATGGAGTCTTCACACAGTCAGTGCGGCACCGATTCACGCCGAACCCGGCAAGATGGACCGAGTCGTCGTCGCCATCGAGGACGTTTCCGAACTGTAACAGTCGATCGCGTTAGTTACGGTCGAACTGTTTCGACCCGACATCCTCGACGCGAACGTTCTCCGCACGTGCCCGAATCTGTCGCCCGAGTTGCCGGACGACGACGTCTCGAAACTCGCTCGCATCGTCCGCATCTATATCCGCGGCGTGGGCTTCTTTCCCCCCGAACCCGACGGAGCTTGCGGTATCGACGATAACGGTACCCAGTCCCCACCTGCGCTGAAATGGTGTCTCACGCTGGATAACGGTTTGTACCCGATAGTAGGGAACGACGTGGGTTTTTCTACGCCAGAACCCGTTTCGTGTCTGTACATACTCCTTACCGACGTGATAACCGCGATGCTTCCACTGATACTGTCCGGCCACTGGCGCGAGTATGAGTAACGCAAGAAAGACGTACCAGAGGCCCAGCAGTCCGGTGAACCGATCGACCACGTACGCGCCTGCCGTAACTCCTACAACAATGACTGAATATCGAACCGTGTATCGACGCCGGGTCCGTTTCGGTGGCCGAACGAACGTCGGGTCGTCGAAGGATTCGATAGAGTGTGCAAGTTGGAGGACTCGACGACGTGTCGCGATGGGAATCGCTGCCTCTGACCCACCGGACGGCCCTTGACCCGGTGCATATCCCGCGGTCTCGACCGAGAGTGTTGCATACCCGAAACGCCGCATGAGCGGATTTTCCCGAAGTGTAAGCGTCTGAATCTTGTCGAGCGGGATCGACCCGTCGTAGCGCTGCAACAGTCCACGCTCGTATCTGAGTTCGTCATCTACGCGCGTCAGCGTAAAATCGTAGTGGCGTGCGTACGTCACCATCGCGCTGGCGACCCAGAGAACGACGACCGAGATGGCCAACTGAGTGAGTCCGAGCAGGAGCGAAACCACATCGAGCGGGTTACTGGCGTCGGTCAGAAACGGTACGACGAGGAAGACGAGCCCGAACACCCGGGGTTCTATCGAGATGAGCGACAGCAAAAGCAGTTCGGGCGAGCTAATCTCGTACAGTACATCTGGTTGCGCGTCTGTTTCCGTCTCACGTCGTCCATCGCCCCGTTTTCGTCGCTGAATCTCGCGCTGAAGCCGCCTCGCCTCCCCGTAGGCGACGAACCGAAGATTGGCTTCGGTTTCACCCCCTCCCGCCGTTTCGAACCCGACGGAAGCGATTCCGAGGACGCGCTGGACGACGTTTCGCCGGATATCGACGTTCTGAATCCGTCGCAGTGGAATCTCTCGGCGTCGTCGCGAGATGACTCCGGAGTCGATATCGAGCGACTCGTCGGTGAGGACGTACTCGAACCGACGGTAGTAGGTGAGTTCCCAGAGTCCGGTAACGAGGAGTCCGGCGATGACGAACGCGAGCGCGACGACGATATCGATGGACGCCACCGCACCCGCGAGCGTCGTCCCGACGAAAAAGAGCGTGAGCGCGACGCTCGCGCTCCGCGTAAACAGTCGATAGGGAAGCGACAGGGGGTGGAGTTTCATACCGCGTCCTCGTACTCGCTTTCGATTGCGAGGTTCCGGAGGCGACGCTGCAGATTGCTCGCCCGTTCGGGCGTGAGACCGGGAATCGTCACGTCAGCGCCGCGCGACCCGGCAGTGTAAACCACGACGCTTCCGAGTCCGACGAGTCGCTCGATGGGTCCACGTTGGGTATCGACATGTTGAACGCGGACGAACGGGACCACCGTCGTCACGCGGGTGAACACCCCACGTTCGAGATACAGGTTGTCATCGCGGATTTCGAACTGCCACGAGCGATATTTGAGAGCGACGTAGGTCCCTCCGACCACGAGTATCACGAGCGGAATCACGACTGAAATCCATACCGCAAAATCGGCCACGAATCGGCGTGCTCCGAACAGCCCACCTCCGATCAGTGCCGTCGTGAAAAGAACTCCCACAAACCAGACCAGTCTGACGCGGGAGTCGAGTGTCTCCATGCTTGCATATCCGGAGTATCCCCGTATAAAAGTAGGCGTCGCATAGCGTCCGAAATCTTCGCAGTACAGGCATCCTACCGATCCGAAGGGGGTTCGTACCGTTTCGTTCGATTGGCTCTGATTCGAATCAGTCGGCGTGGAACAAAGACACCAGCGGACCGTAGCATTCGTGGACAGCATGACC of the Haladaptatus caseinilyticus genome contains:
- a CDS encoding PAS domain-containing response regulator codes for the protein MTDFLTAGNLPVDTPIRILHVDDDPARIRLSASLLMEHISNAEIYTETDPMEACTRLNDGLVVDCIVSDFDMGPMNGLDFLDAVREQFPDLPFILFTGKGIEEIASEAISAGATDYLQKSGGTQCYAVLANRIENTVRQHRTEQATVSYQERIRSVYERITDAFLALDDEWKLTFVNERGKRLLDRSEEELHGAVFWDVFPGTIDSRFEAEYRRAMERREPTTFEASLDSLETSLNVRAYPSTNGLSVFFRDATAENRLREEHRREKALLEQVFETSPLCLAIMDENGVIRRANDRMVELLEITEEEITNRTSDSSQWTITDENGDDLPDDKRPLTAVFENEATVSRERIGYESPSGEWSLHTVSAAPIHAEPGKMDRVVVAIEDVSEL
- a CDS encoding PH domain-containing protein is translated as METLDSRVRLVWFVGVLFTTALIGGGLFGARRFVADFAVWISVVIPLVILVVGGTYVALKYRSWQFEIRDDNLYLERGVFTRVTTVVPFVRVQHVDTQRGPIERLVGLGSVVVYTAGSRGADVTIPGLTPERASNLQRRLRNLAIESEYEDAV
- a CDS encoding HPP family protein; the protein is MSKPKVRGETPRVAFVASILLVLLGALAWASGLPFLFPSLGPSAFLLSSKVGERVSEPRRVVGGHVIGVVVGLFTYHLVAPGLTVMQPSPPFSMAALRLSLSGILAVGLTTAGMVVTDLRHPPACATTLIVALGLLTKLTDGVIVVVSIAILVAVQQGLAYLETVPPAPDVFYRGEAGDETGPKGD
- a CDS encoding TIGR00341 family protein encodes the protein MRLIELLVGDERRDATLSILDDNDIDYAVIEEAGERQESTLVHFPIPTEAVDDLLDTLREDANIDEQAYTVITEAETATTEHIDELEERYAETDENSDDTLPSAELVTKARALNPNSRTYYAMTFFSTIIAAAGLLRSSPEAIVGAMVIAPFFGTALSVAAGVCCGEEDMFFDGVRSQFLGVSVAVLGSAMFAVVAREMGFVPHGMVLTRSSQYTLFMTPSFLSAGVAIAAGAAGGFALATSLPVALAGVAIAAAITPSAAALGIALAWGKPVQAAGAFVLLAVNVAAVNLMAIAVMTYLGYRPSLPVTLSSSLSPRQIARAIVVAVIVLFVAGTGAAAYQQVEFNRTVNDEVHHTISEEYPMLEVGDVTTEYNAGVLLPRSKSVTVTVIRTSERNYPKLARKLDARISKRVDDDVEVKVHFVTFEGTGKRDESKGRQKSFGNDAVRFDPASNEQALVGRSAIDTHGFDV
- the gatE gene encoding Glu-tRNA(Gln) amidotransferase subunit GatE, with product MSEYDYEDLGLVAGLEIHQQLDTETKLFCECPTDLSDPEESSRTFTRFLHPTRSELGEIDDAALEESQIDREFEYLAYDSTCLVEEDDEPPHRLDEEAREVVLEIAQLLDMDVIDQAHLMRKIVVDGSNTSGFQRSTLVATDGEIQTSDGPVGVEDLMLEEESAQRIEEREDGVLYSLDRLGIPLVEIGTKPDIRSPEQAREAAERIGMLLRSTGHVKRGLGTIRQDVNVSIAEGARVEMKGVQSLDDIDDLVRHEVGRQVELLAIRDELDDRGASVGEVRDVTDVFEDTDSGVIRGALDDGGKVTAVPLYGFDGLVGHEIQPDRRLGTELSDHAKRHGAGGIFHTDELPAYGITDDEVEALRSAVDAGTDDAVAIVAASPTVANGAIEAAAERAGVALEGVPEETRGANEDGTSGYLRPLPGAARMYPETDVPPVDLDPTEVETPELLTEKVERYQSEFSLGAGLAEQVAYGRRMPLFERAVETDADPTFVAGLLESTVTELRREDVPVENLDDDHFLGVVELVTDGELAKEGVNDVLTLLAENPDLSPEDAVEEAGLAGVGEAEVREAVVTVVERNEEQVEEEGMAAFSGLMGECMGQLRGKADGDLVSQVLREEIQQRA
- a CDS encoding phosphatase PAP2 family protein, producing MLLIGKQVFLPDARIRTLFHDFYKTDWKYLGVAWVVTNIVNTLALHFHAGRTFTEFVYAIEGATVATFQVVASTPLTLAFTAVYLVGFPFIVLFTYFKLKAHDEEEAKRYALAYVFLVLLAVPFFILFPVKVSSLYLTTVEPLMYELDPAIQHGIHSTDTLVKAFPSLHTGLSVLAALYARKADTAYAYTTGILAIAIILSTLYLGVHWVTDAVFAVILVGCAYYLSQRVSEPRWSVVSREALAAVRRTAGR
- a CDS encoding RNA methyltransferase encodes the protein MKPAVAVVEPKTPGNIGTIARAMKNFGMDDLKLVDPPEIERDGDAYGFAAQARNDVLPNHDEVTFDELVANYHTVGMTATTNEDASRHVRFPFKTPRELAERLAEVETETVLIFGREANGLTNEELARVDEICSIPASAEYPALNLGQAATITLYELRDLTVDERQLPDIERERATEPEIEGFYETFADLLETSGHPEEKRPKAMRMIRRVIGRAHPTGREITTLRGIVRRANQRARASDGRRTTRNDR
- a CDS encoding PH domain-containing protein, which translates into the protein MKLHPLSLPYRLFTRSASVALTLFFVGTTLAGAVASIDIVVALAFVIAGLLVTGLWELTYYRRFEYVLTDESLDIDSGVISRRRREIPLRRIQNVDIRRNVVQRVLGIASVGFETAGGGETEANLRFVAYGEARRLQREIQRRKRGDGRRETETDAQPDVLYEISSPELLLLSLISIEPRVFGLVFLVVPFLTDASNPLDVVSLLLGLTQLAISVVVLWVASAMVTYARHYDFTLTRVDDELRYERGLLQRYDGSIPLDKIQTLTLRENPLMRRFGYATLSVETAGYAPGQGPSGGSEAAIPIATRRRVLQLAHSIESFDDPTFVRPPKRTRRRYTVRYSVIVVGVTAGAYVVDRFTGLLGLWYVFLALLILAPVAGQYQWKHRGYHVGKEYVQTRNGFWRRKTHVVPYYRVQTVIQRETPFQRRWGLGTVIVDTASSVGFGGKEAHAADIDADDASEFRDVVVRQLGRQIRARAENVRVEDVGSKQFDRN